The following are encoded in a window of Halorarum salinum genomic DNA:
- a CDS encoding tubulin/FtsZ family protein: MKIALIGFGNAGGKVADEVFAYQTEVGRSLCRSILAVNSARVDLARIERVPDDDRILIGQTDDRVKGHGVGSDPELGGEITRKDLHEIERAIDDVPIYDVDAFLVVAGLGGGTGSGGAPVLCSALRETYREPVYGLGILPSEEEGGRASFNAARSFRSFVDATDNLVVFDNDAWRAHDDSVGAGYERTNREIAKRVETLLSAGSVDGPRVSENAMDASDVRRTLATGGIATVAYAETDVERSTRDSRGLLSRFRNGESEGETDTAKKISGLVRQAVQSRLTCPADVASAERSLIVVTGPPEELSRKGLESARRWVEQRTDSVEVLAGDGPRPSAETVSAVVLLSNVTDVPRIERLQSQAVDAQENVEAQAATRQEEIQQLITDEGGSLDPL, translated from the coding sequence GTGAAGATCGCACTGATCGGGTTCGGGAACGCCGGCGGAAAGGTCGCCGACGAGGTCTTCGCCTACCAGACCGAGGTCGGGCGATCGCTCTGCCGGTCGATACTGGCGGTCAACTCCGCACGCGTCGACCTGGCGCGGATCGAACGCGTCCCCGACGACGACCGCATCCTGATCGGTCAGACGGACGATCGCGTGAAGGGTCACGGCGTCGGAAGCGACCCCGAACTCGGCGGGGAGATCACCCGCAAGGACCTCCACGAGATCGAGCGGGCGATCGACGACGTGCCGATCTACGACGTCGACGCGTTCCTCGTCGTCGCCGGACTCGGCGGCGGGACCGGGAGCGGCGGCGCGCCGGTGCTCTGTTCCGCGCTCCGTGAGACCTACCGGGAGCCCGTCTACGGGCTCGGCATCCTCCCGAGCGAGGAGGAGGGCGGCCGCGCGTCGTTCAACGCCGCCCGGTCGTTCCGATCGTTCGTCGACGCGACGGACAACCTCGTCGTCTTCGACAACGACGCCTGGCGGGCCCACGACGACTCCGTGGGCGCCGGCTACGAGCGGACGAACCGCGAGATCGCAAAGCGCGTCGAGACGCTGCTGTCGGCCGGCAGCGTCGACGGCCCCCGGGTGTCCGAGAACGCGATGGACGCGAGCGACGTCAGGCGGACGCTCGCGACCGGCGGGATCGCCACCGTCGCCTACGCCGAGACCGACGTCGAGCGGTCGACGCGGGACTCGAGGGGACTGCTCTCCCGGTTCCGGAACGGCGAGTCCGAGGGGGAGACCGACACCGCGAAGAAGATCAGCGGCCTGGTCCGGCAGGCGGTCCAGTCCCGGCTCACCTGCCCGGCGGACGTGGCGTCGGCCGAGCGGTCGCTGATCGTCGTCACCGGGCCGCCCGAGGAGCTCTCGCGCAAGGGGCTCGAGAGCGCCCGCCGGTGGGTCGAACAGCGGACCGACAGCGTCGAGGTGCTCGCCGGGGACGGCCCGCGTCCGTCCGCAGAGACGGTGTCCGCGGTCGTCCTGCTCTCGAACGTGACCGACGTGCCCCGGATCGAGCGACTCCAGTCGCAGGCGGTCGACGCACAGGAGAACGTCGAGGCGCAGGCCGCGACGCGCCAGGAGGAGATCCAGCAACTGATCACCGACGAGGGCGGCAGCCTCGACCCGCTGTGA